The genomic DNA AGCGCCTGCACGAAGCGCAACATGGCCGAGCCGGATTCCGTGGGTGTCCAGTCGAACCAGCCAAGCGCGTTGTCCTGACAATACGCGTTGTTGTTGCCGCGCTGGCTGCGCAGCACCTCGTCGCCGGCAAGCATCATCGGCACGCCCTGGCTCAGAAACAGGAGCACCATCGCGTTGCGCGCCTGGCGGTGCCGCAGAGCGAGAATCTTCGCGTCGTCGGTCTCGCCCTCGGCCCCGCAGTTCCACGACAGGTTGTCGGAATTGCCGTCGCGATTCTCGTCGCCGTTGGCTTCGTTGTGCTTCGACTCGTAGCTCACGAGATCGATCAGCGTGAAACCGTCGTGGCACGTCACGAAGTTGATGCTGTTGTTGGGCAGCCTGCCGTCGTCCGCATAGAGGTCCGAGCTGCCCGCGATGCAGGTGGCGACCTCTCCGATGAGCCCCGGGTCGCCGCGCACGAAACGGCGAATCACGTCCCGATAGCGGCCGTTCCACTCGGCCCACGCCATGCCGGGAAAGGCGCCGACCTGATACATGCCCGCGGCGTCCCACGCCTCCGCTATCAACGGCACATGCGAGAGCACACGCGAAGACTCGATCGCCCAGGGCAGCGGTGGATCGGGCATCAGCTCGCCGTGCTGGTCGCGCGCGAAGATACTCGCCAGATCGAACCGGAAACCATCGACGCCCATCCGTACCACCCAGTATTCGAGGCAGTGAACGATGAACGCCGTCACCAGCGGATGGTTGCAATTGACTGTGTTGCCGCAGCCGGTGTAGTCCCGATAGCGGCGCCAGTCGGCCGCGTCGAGGTGGTAGAAGATATCGTTCACGAGGCCCTTGAAGTTGATGATGGGTCCCGTCTCGCCCGCTTCGGCGGTATGGTTGAACACGACGTCGAGTAGCACGCCGATGCCGGCGGTGTGCAATGCGTCGGTGAGCGCGCGGAACTCCTGCGGCGCTCGCGCGGGGTCGCGGCAGTATCGGGGATGCGGACTGTAATAGCTATGCGTGCTGTAACCCCAGTAGTTGGTCAGTCCGCGTGCCGCCGCCGCGGGCGGAACGTCCTGCTCGTCGAAGGCCATCACAGGCAGCAGCTCGACGTGAGTCACGCCGAGTTGCTTGAGGTACGGAATCTTCTCGATCAGGCCGGCGAAGGTGCCGGGATGCTCCACGCCGCTCGACGCATGACGCGTGAAGCCGCCGACATGCAGCTCGTAGATGATCGCGTCGTCGAGCCCGCGCGAGACAAGGGTAGAGCACACGGGCAGGGTTTCCGTCACGATCGCGCGATGCGTCGCGTGCCCGGTGGGATTCGGCTCGCCCGGTGGAGGCCGCGTCCACAGAACGTCGCTGACCGCGCGGGCATAAGGGTCGAGGAGCTCCCTGTCGGGATCGAACAGCTCGCCGCTTGACTGCGTGTCGCGCGGACCGTCCACCCGCCACGTGTAGTACGTGCCGAGCGGCAACTCTTCCACCATCACATGCCAGTAGAAGAAAGTTCGATTGCTGTCGGCAGCGAGTGTGACGATCTGAAACGGCTCGGGGCTGCGCGCAGCCTCATACAGCAGCAACTCGACGCGCGTCGCGTGGCGGCAGAAGATGCAGAAATTGATGCCGCCGGGCACCGCGCTCGCGCCTGGCGGAAAACGCGACCCGGGGCGAACCGCATAAGCACGGCTCAATCCCGTTTCAGGGTCATCGGTCAAGGGCGATCCTCACCGGGCGGATGTTCCAGATCTTCTTGCAGTATTCGTCGATTGCGCGGTCGGAAGAGAACTTGCCCGAGCGCGCGGTGTTCAGGATCGACATGCGGGTCCAGCGCCGCGTGTCCTGCCAGGCGGCGCTGACGTCGTCCTGACGCGCCACGTAGGCGGCGTAATCGGCCAGCACGAGAAACGGGTCCGCCTGCATCAGATTGTCGATGAGTGGGCGGAACATCTCGCGGTCTCCGCGCGAGAAATGACCGTCGGCGATCAGATCCAGCACGTCGGCCAGTTCCGCATTCTCCTTCACATAGTCCGCGGGGTGATAACCGGCATGCCTGACACTTTCCACCTCGTCGGCGGTCAGGCCGAACAGGAAGAAGTTGTCGTCGCCGACTTCTTCACGGATTTCGATATTGGCCCCGTCCAGCGTGCCGATCGTCAGCGCACCGTTCATCATGAACTTCATGTTGCCGGTGCCCGATGCCTCCTTGCCGGCCGTCGAAATCTGCTCGGACAGGTCGGCGGCGGGGTAGATGAAGTGCGCATTCTTCACGTTGAAGTCCGGATAGAACACGACCTTCAGCCGCCCGTTCACGAGCGGGTCGTTATTCACGACTTCGGCGATGCCGTTGATCAAACGGATGATGAGCTTGGCCATCGCATAGCCGGGCGCCGCCTTGCCGCCGAATACGAAGCAGCGCGGTGTCAGCGCCAGTTGCGGGTTACGCAGCAGGCGCCGGTACAGTGTGACGATCAGGAGCGCGTTCAGATGTTGTCGCTTGTATTCATGGATGCGCTTGACCTGCACGTCGAACAGCGCGGCAGTGTCGACGCCGATGCCCGTCGCGTTGCGGATGCGCTCAGCGAGCACGGCCTTGTTCGACTGCTTCACGCGAGCCCAGCGCTCCTGAAACGCGGCGTCGTCGGCATACGCTTCGAGCTTGCGCAGTTGCGCGAGATCGGTTTCCCAGCCAACGCCGACGGTTTCGTCGAGTAGCCGCGCGAGCGCCGGATTGCACAGCAGCAGGAAGCGGCGCGGCGTGACGCCGTTCGTGACGTTGTGAAAACGCTCGGGCCACAATTCGGCGAAGTCTCGCAGCACGGTCTGCCTGAGCAGCCTGGAATGCAGTTCGGCCACGCCGTTGATGGCGTAGCTGCCGACCGTCGCCAGGTGCGCCATGCGCACGAGCTTGTCACCGCGCTCGTCGATCAGCGACATGCGCGCGACGCGCGCTTCATCGCCCGGATAGCGTTGCCGGATCTCTTCGACGAAACGACGGTTGATCTCATAGATGATTTCGAGCAGGCGCGGCAGCAGGTTGCGCATGAGCGGCAGCCCCCAGGTCTCGAGCGCTTCGGGCAGCAGCGTGTGATTGGTGTAAGCGAGCGCGTGCCGCGTGATTTCCCAGGCCTCGTCCCACGGCACCTGCCGTTCGTCCACCAGCAAACGCATCAGCTCGGCGACGGCGATCGACGGGTGCGTGTCGTTCAGCTGCACGCTGAACGTCTGTGCGAAGCGCCCGACCGGTTCGCCCTTGATGTCGAGCAGGCGCAGCATGTCCTGCAGTGAGCAGGACACGAAGAAGTATTGCTGCGCGAGACGCAGGCGCTTGCCGGCCTCGGGCTCGTCGTTCGGATAGAGCACCTTCGACAGCGTCTCGGAGATGACCTTTTCGTTGACGGCCTCGTAATAGTCGCCGGCGTTGAAGTCTTGCAGGTCGAACGACTCGACCGCCTCGCTCTTCCACAGCCGCAAGGTGTTGCACGTGTTGACGTGATAGCCGGGCACCGGCGTGTCGCAAGCCACGCCTTTGACTTGCCGCGTAGGCGTCCAGCGCACGCACAGGCGCCCTTGTGCATCGGTTTCGTTGTGGGTGTAGCCGCCGAACCCTACGTAGTACGAGACCTCGGGACGCACGATCTCCCATGGATTGCCCTTTTGCAGCCACTTGTCGGTGGTTTCCACCTGCCAGCCGTCACGAATCTGCTGATCGAAGATGCCGAACTCGTAGCGAATGCCATAGCCGACGGCCGGTATTTCCAGGGTCGCGAGCGAATCCAGATAGCAGGCCGCGAGCCGGCCAAGCCCGCCATTGCCGAGCCCCGGTTCCTCTTCGATCGCGAGCAGGGTGTCGAGCTCGACGCCGAGCGCGCGCAGCGCATCGCGCGCGTTGGTGTCGATGCCGAGATTGACGAGGTTATTGCCGAGTTGCGGGCCGATCAGGAACTCGGCGGAAAGGTAGCAGGCCACCCGCACATCGTGTGCGGCGTAGGTCTGCACGGAGGCTGCCCAGCGGGCCAGCATGCGGTCGCGCACGCTGTACGCGAGCGCCATGTACCAGTCATGCGGGCCGGCGATCGCCGGATAGCGGCCCCGCAGGCACAGCAGATTGTCGAGCACGCCGCGCTGGAGCGCCGTGGCGCTCAGGCCGGTGCGTGCCGCATCCGTGCCGGGCGGCGGGGTCGTGGTGGGAGCGTCGGCCATGGTGCTTTCCCCGGTGCATGCTGCGCGTGACGTTCAGAACGGCCAGACCCAGTCGGCGACCTCGGCGCGGTCCGTGCCGTGCGTATGCGCGTAGTTGAGGTTGCTGACGATCGCGTTTCTCATGTCTTCCCTGAGATGCGCCGATCTGTCCTGCAAACGCGGTACGCGGTCGAGCACGTCGATCACCAGATTGAAGCGGTCCACCTGATTGAGAATGGCCAGTTCGAGCGGCGTGTTGATGTTGCCTTTCTCCTTGTAGCCCCGCACGTGCAGATTCTCGTGATTGCGAAAGCGATAGGCGAGCTTGTGAATCAGCCACGGGTAACCGTGGAAATTGAAGATCACCGGCTTGCTGGTCGTGAACAGGCTGTCGAACTCGCGGTCGGTCGAGCCGTGCGGATGCTCGCTCGCCGGCTGCATCCTGAACAGGTCGACCACGTTGACGAAACGCAGCTTGAGTTCGGGCAGGCGTTCGCGCAGGATCGCCGTCGCCGCCAGCGCTTCCTGGGTGGCGACGTCGCCGCACGAGGCCATCACCACGTCCGGTTCGGCGTCCGCGTCGTTGCTCGCGCGCGGCCAGACGCCGATGCCTTTGGCGCAGTGCACGATGGCTTCGTCGATGGTGGTGAATTGCAGGTGTTTCTGCTTGTCGGCCACGATCACGTTGATGCAGTCGGTGGTGCGCAGGCAGTGGTCGGCGACCACCAGCAGCGTGTTCGCGTCGGGCGGAAGGTAGACGCGGGTGACCGAGGGGCTCTTGTTGGTGACGAGATCGATGAAGCCGGGGTCCTGATGCGAGAAGCCATTGTGATCCTGCCGCCACACGGTCGACGACAGCAGAATGTTTTCCGCCGACACCCACGCGCGCCAAGGCACGTGAGTCCTGCTGATGTCGAGCCACTTCGCGTGCTGGTTGAACATCGAATCCACGACGTGCGCAAAGGCTTCGTAGGTATGGAAGAAACCGTGGCGGCCCGTCAGCAGATAGCCTTCGAGCCATCCCATCAGCGTGTGCTCCGAGAGCATCTCCATCACGCGCCCGTCGCGTGACAGTTCGCCGCCGTCCTCATCCTCGGGAAGCATGTCGGCCATCCACACCTTCTTGCTGACCTCGTAGATCGACTGGAGACGGTTCGATGCCGTTTCGTCCGGGCCGAACACGCGGAAGGTGTTCATATTGCAGCGCATCGTGTCGCGCAGAAATTCGCCGAGCGGCCGCGTGTTCTCCTGCAGCACCTTGCCCGCATGGTGCACATCCACGGCGTACGCGCGAACGTCGGGCAGCTTCAGTTCGCGGCGCAATACGCCGCCGTTCGCATGCGGATTGGCGCTCATGCGCCGCTGGCCTTCGGGCGAAAGCGCCTTGAGTTCGGGGATCAGCGTGCCGTCGGCATCGAAAAGTTCGTCGGGCCGGTAGCTGCGCATCCACTGCTCGAGCACTTCGAGATTGGCGGAGTTGTTGCGCACGTCCGCAAACGGCACCTGGTGCGAGCGCCATGAGCCTTCGACCTTGTGGCCGTTGATCTCCTTCGGTCCGCTCCAGCCCTTGGGCGTGCGCAGCACGATCATCGGCCACAGCGGCCGTTCGAGATTGCCCTTCACGCGTGCCTGCTGATGGATCTCGCGAATTTCGCCGAGCACGGTATCGAGCGTGTGCGCCATCTTCTGATGCATTTCCGCGTGATCCGATCCTTCGACGAAATGCGGGGTGTAGCCATAGCCGACAAAGAGCGCTTCCAGTTCCCTGCTGCTGATGCGCGACAGGACGGTCGGGTTGGCGATCTTGTAGCCGTTCAGATTCAGGATCGGCAGCACGGTGCCGTCGCGGGCCGGATTGATGAACTTGTTCGAGTGCCACGCGGTGGCGAGCGGCCCGGTCTCAGCCTCGCCATCGCCAACCACG from Paraburkholderia sp. HP33-1 includes the following:
- a CDS encoding glycogen/starch/alpha-glucan phosphorylase — encoded protein: MADAPTTTPPPGTDAARTGLSATALQRGVLDNLLCLRGRYPAIAGPHDWYMALAYSVRDRMLARWAASVQTYAAHDVRVACYLSAEFLIGPQLGNNLVNLGIDTNARDALRALGVELDTLLAIEEEPGLGNGGLGRLAACYLDSLATLEIPAVGYGIRYEFGIFDQQIRDGWQVETTDKWLQKGNPWEIVRPEVSYYVGFGGYTHNETDAQGRLCVRWTPTRQVKGVACDTPVPGYHVNTCNTLRLWKSEAVESFDLQDFNAGDYYEAVNEKVISETLSKVLYPNDEPEAGKRLRLAQQYFFVSCSLQDMLRLLDIKGEPVGRFAQTFSVQLNDTHPSIAVAELMRLLVDERQVPWDEAWEITRHALAYTNHTLLPEALETWGLPLMRNLLPRLLEIIYEINRRFVEEIRQRYPGDEARVARMSLIDERGDKLVRMAHLATVGSYAINGVAELHSRLLRQTVLRDFAELWPERFHNVTNGVTPRRFLLLCNPALARLLDETVGVGWETDLAQLRKLEAYADDAAFQERWARVKQSNKAVLAERIRNATGIGVDTAALFDVQVKRIHEYKRQHLNALLIVTLYRRLLRNPQLALTPRCFVFGGKAAPGYAMAKLIIRLINGIAEVVNNDPLVNGRLKVVFYPDFNVKNAHFIYPAADLSEQISTAGKEASGTGNMKFMMNGALTIGTLDGANIEIREEVGDDNFFLFGLTADEVESVRHAGYHPADYVKENAELADVLDLIADGHFSRGDREMFRPLIDNLMQADPFLVLADYAAYVARQDDVSAAWQDTRRWTRMSILNTARSGKFSSDRAIDEYCKKIWNIRPVRIALDR
- a CDS encoding phosphoketolase family protein; translated protein: MGNQSAADASQQTALGGDELRLIDAWWRACNYLSVGMIYLLDNPLLREPLKVEHVKYRLLGHWGASPALSFVWAHLNRVIKRDDLDVIFMAGPGHGAPGVLGPTYLEGTYSEIYPDKSEDAEGMQKFFKQFSFPGHIGSHVTPETPGSIHEGGELGYSLSHAYGAALDNPDLIVACVVGDGEAETGPLATAWHSNKFINPARDGTVLPILNLNGYKIANPTVLSRISSRELEALFVGYGYTPHFVEGSDHAEMHQKMAHTLDTVLGEIREIHQQARVKGNLERPLWPMIVLRTPKGWSGPKEINGHKVEGSWRSHQVPFADVRNNSANLEVLEQWMRSYRPDELFDADGTLIPELKALSPEGQRRMSANPHANGGVLRRELKLPDVRAYAVDVHHAGKVLQENTRPLGEFLRDTMRCNMNTFRVFGPDETASNRLQSIYEVSKKVWMADMLPEDEDGGELSRDGRVMEMLSEHTLMGWLEGYLLTGRHGFFHTYEAFAHVVDSMFNQHAKWLDISRTHVPWRAWVSAENILLSSTVWRQDHNGFSHQDPGFIDLVTNKSPSVTRVYLPPDANTLLVVADHCLRTTDCINVIVADKQKHLQFTTIDEAIVHCAKGIGVWPRASNDADAEPDVVMASCGDVATQEALAATAILRERLPELKLRFVNVVDLFRMQPASEHPHGSTDREFDSLFTTSKPVIFNFHGYPWLIHKLAYRFRNHENLHVRGYKEKGNINTPLELAILNQVDRFNLVIDVLDRVPRLQDRSAHLREDMRNAIVSNLNYAHTHGTDRAEVADWVWPF
- the glgX gene encoding glycogen debranching protein GlgX is translated as MTDDPETGLSRAYAVRPGSRFPPGASAVPGGINFCIFCRHATRVELLLYEAARSPEPFQIVTLAADSNRTFFYWHVMVEELPLGTYYTWRVDGPRDTQSSGELFDPDRELLDPYARAVSDVLWTRPPPGEPNPTGHATHRAIVTETLPVCSTLVSRGLDDAIIYELHVGGFTRHASSGVEHPGTFAGLIEKIPYLKQLGVTHVELLPVMAFDEQDVPPAAAARGLTNYWGYSTHSYYSPHPRYCRDPARAPQEFRALTDALHTAGIGVLLDVVFNHTAEAGETGPIINFKGLVNDIFYHLDAADWRRYRDYTGCGNTVNCNHPLVTAFIVHCLEYWVVRMGVDGFRFDLASIFARDQHGELMPDPPLPWAIESSRVLSHVPLIAEAWDAAGMYQVGAFPGMAWAEWNGRYRDVIRRFVRGDPGLIGEVATCIAGSSDLYADDGRLPNNSINFVTCHDGFTLIDLVSYESKHNEANGDENRDGNSDNLSWNCGAEGETDDAKILALRHRQARNAMVLLFLSQGVPMMLAGDEVLRSQRGNNNAYCQDNALGWFDWTPTESGSAMLRFVQALIALRKRHASLRRRRFLTGRPSPGQTRPDVAWHGERLHEPGWHDSGARLLVVTLGGEVPGEPALHAVFNMDDCARTVQLPAPDGRHWRRIVDTARDTPHDIVQPAQQAAIESEQCRVEARSVVVLEEAS